The [Pantoea] beijingensis genomic sequence ATACAAATAATCAATAATCGTCAGGCATTGTTCCCAGCTGTGTATATCTTCGGAAAGCGTACGTTCAACACCCAGTGATTTGCGTAGTCGCTCGGTGTTCACCTGCCGCTCATCAATGCCGTTGCTACGTTCCCATAACACCCGTCCAAATTTGCCAAAACGTTTAAGTAGCGCGATAAGGTCGCTCTTTTGTACGTCTGCACAGGTATAAAGCCCCAGTTCTTCCAGTTTTTTTGCCGTCACCTTGCCGACGCCAGGGATCTTTGCCAGCGGCAGCGTCAGCAGGAAAACGGACATCTCCTCAGGCGTGATCACAAACTGACCATTGGGTTTATTCAAATCAGAAGCAATTTTAGCCAGAAACTTTATTGGCGCGACGCCGGCTGAAGCCGTCAAATTAAGTTCCCGATGAATAGTTTCACGAATCTCGCGCGCCATAAGTGTTGCAGAACCGTAACAATGCGGGCTTTCGGTCACATCGAGGTATGCTTCATCCAGCGAAAGTGGTTCAATTAATGAGGTATAGCGCGAGAAAATCTCCCGGATATGACGAGACGCTTCTTTATAAGCGTCAAACCGACCGGGAATAACCTTAAGGTGCGGGCAGAGTTTTAGCGCCATTGCGGTCGACATCGCGCTGTGTACACCGTACTTTCGCGCCGGATAGTTAGCCGTGCTAATCACCCCACGCTGCTGCTGGCTACCGCCAATAGCAATAGGGATATCGCGCAGGCTGGGATCGTCGCGCATTTCAACCGCTGCGAAAAAGCAGTCCATATCAACATGAATGATTTTACGCATATCCCCTCCGAAGGCACTGTATAAGTATACAGCAAAAGGCAGCGAATTCAATATCTGCACGCGTGACAAAACAGGGTAGCAGACAAAGAGAATCAGGCGGATTGAAGGGGATTTTTAACGATCAGCTTGATAAAAAAATAGACAATGTTAATGTTGCGCTGCGATAGCGGAATTTTCCGATAATGCAAGCGACAGACGTGCTCTCACGAATGCAGTTAAAGGTGTGACCGGCCAGCAAAAGAACGCTTTCCCCGCCGTTCGGCAGGTCCGGATTTCACGGGTAAGCTAACGATGCGAACGGCCACCCATCCGCATTCGAAAAAATAGCCGTTGCACTTAAACCCCTCTATTTCAAGGGAATCAGAATGGTCAAAATCGCACTGTTTTTTGCGATGATTTTTCTGCCAGCCGTTAGCATGGCCAGCATGCCTGAACCTGTTCAGCCACTGGCGCCGGTAAGCAAAGAGTTAAAGAAACAATTAATTGGCACGCCCGTTTATCTACAGATATTCAAAGAAGAACGCACGCTTGAGCTATATGGCAAAATCGGCAATGAATATCGCTTGCTGGATAGTTATCGTATCTGCAATTTTTCCGGCGGCCTTGGTCCAAAACGTCGTCAGGGAGACTTTAAGAGCCCCGAGGGGTTCTACACCGTCACCCAGAACCAGTTGAAGCCTGACAGTCGTTTTTATCGCGCAATCAATATTGGTTTTCCCAACCAATACGATCGTGAACAGGGCTACGATGGCAAATATTTAATGATCCACGGTGACTGCGTGTCCATTGGCTGTTACGCCATGACCAATACCTATATGGATGAGATATTTAACTTCGTCAATGCAGCGCTGCGTAATGGTCAGCCGGAAGTGAATGTCAGTATTTATCCCTTCCGTATGACCGACGCCAATATGCAACGGCACCGTAATTCAACCGATGCCAATTTCTGGAAGCAACTGCAGCCCGGCTATGCATGGTTTGCACAATACCACCAGCCGCCTACTGTGAGCGTAAACTCAGGCCGCTACGTATTGAATAACAGCTCCTCGCTGATGAACAGCAGCACCCGCTCATCCTCGAGTTCCTTCTTCGCGCTCTCCCAGACAAAATAGTACCCATTCGCCGGGTTCAATTTTGTGCCAGGTTTCGTTACCGGTTAAGGGTTGGGTGGCAATAACGGTGACCACGTCGTTAGGCGTGGTCTGTTTCTGAAAATCAATCTCCACATCCTGATCGAGCAATTTAGCTTTGCCAAAAGGTGCGCGGCGGGTGATCCAAAACAGATTCGTCGAGCAGAACGCCATCAGATAACGCCCGTCCGACAACAACATATTAAATACCCCTTTCTGCCGCAACTCCGCTGCCAATTCCGCAATGTAACGAAAAACAGCAGGCCAGTTTCCCGGCGTGCGCGGATAGCGGGTAGTCAGCTTATGCAGCAACCAGCAAAACGCTTTTTCGCTATCCGTTTCCCCTATCGGGCGAAATGCCCCGGTATCCAGATGACGATAGCCTTTTAACTGACCATTATGCGCATAAGTCCAGTTGCGTCCCCACACTTCGCGAGTGAAAGGATGGGTGTTCTCCAGTGACACTTCACCCCGGTTTGCCTGGCGGATATGTGCCACAACCGAATGGGATTTGATGGGATATTCCTGCACTAAGCGTGCAATCGGCGAGTTAAAACTGGGTTGTGGATCTTTAAACGTGCGGCATCCCTTACCCTCATAGAAAGTGATGCCCCAGCCATCTTTATGCGGCCCTGTTCCTCCGCCACGTTGTACCAGCCCGGTAAAGCTAAAGCAGATATCCGTTGGGACGTTTGCGCTCATCCCGAGCAATTCGCACATCGTTTTACCTCTGAAATTGACTGCTTATTTGGCGCCGCACCACGTTCTGCCCGGGGTTATCCCGGGCGACAAACAACGTCATTATCCCGCGGTTACTTAACCATCTCTTTTTCAATTAGCAGCATCAGGATATGGATGACTTTAATGTGGATCTCCTGAATGCGATCGGCATAACCAAAATGCGGTACACGAATTTCAATATCTGCCATACCTGCCATTTTGCCACCATCTTTGCCGGTCAGGGTAATAACTTTCATCCCCTTCGCACGCGCGGCTTCTACCGCTTTCATAATATTGGCGGAATTGCCTGAGGTGGAGAGCCCTAATAGCACATCACCCTCAAAGCCCACGGCCTCAATATAGCGAGAAAAGACGTAATCGTAGCCAAAATCATTGCTGACGCAGGAAAGATGACTGACATCTGAAATCGCAATCGCCGGATAGCCAGGGCGATTTTCACGATAGCGTCCGGTCAATTCCTCGGCAAAATGCATCGCATCGCAGTGTGACCCACCGTTACCGCAAGAAAGCACCTTACCGCCCGCTTTGAAAGCGTCGGCCAGCAGCACTGCCGCGCGTTGAATAGCATGAATGTTGGCTTCATCGCTCAGAAATTTATTTAGCGTCTCTGCGGCTTCGTTTAGCTCCGAACGAATAATATCCTGGTACATAGGGATGTCCTTTGGATGAGAGGAAAGTCATCGCTAAGTTTACCGGAATGGGCATTAGCCGAAAAGCATCGTTCACACCGCACCCGATCTTTGACTTTTACTGCTGCGGGATTGTGAGCCACGTTGTAATTATTATGTAAACACATTGCTAAGAACCTTCATCTGTTTTAAACATGGATCATTGGTTTAAACAGGTCAGACCTCTTACAACCTACGGAGCGGTTAATTATGATGGTTCTCAGTATTATCGCGACGCTTGTACTGTTCGGCGCACTCTTTTACCACCGGGTCGGTCTGCTGCTCAGCAGTATTATCCTGCTGGCCTGGACTGCCGCGATGGCAATGCTGTCACTCTGGACGCCATGGTTACTGATACCACTGGCGATTATTCTGCTACCGTTTAATTTTTTGCCAATGCGTCGTGCACTGTTCGCGAAACCTGCGTTTCATACTTTTCAAAAAGTGATGCCGCCAATGTCACGTACCGAAAAAGAGGCAATAGACGCCGGTACAACCTGGTGGGAAGGCGAGTTATTCCGCGGCAATCCTGACTGGAAAATGCTGCATCACTATCCTCAACCGCGACTGAGCGAGGCTGAGCAGGCATTTATTGACGGTCCGGTGGAGGAGGCCTGTCGGATGGCGAATGATTTCCAAATCTCTCATGAAATGGCCGATCTGCCGCCAGAGCTTTGGGCTTTATTGAAAGAGCATCGTTTTTTCGCCATGATCATTAAGAAAGAGTATGGCGGGCTTGAGTTTTCGGCGTATGCACAAGCATGTGTGCTGCAAAAGCTTGCGGGCGTTTCCGGTATTCTGGCTATTACTGTCGGCGTCCCAAACTCTCTGGGCCCGGGAGAATTACTGCAACACTACGGAACAAATGAGCAAAAAGATCACTATTTACCGCGCCTGGCACGCGGCGAAGAGATCCCCTGCTTTGCCCTTACCAGTCCGGAAGCCGGTTCTGATGCGGGTGCGATTCCCGATACTGGCGTGGTATGCATGGGCGAGTGGCAAGGCGAACAAGTACTGGGCATGCGCCTGACGTGGAACAAACGCTACATTACGCTGGCCCCGATCGCGACCGTGCTGGGTTTGGCTTTTAAGCTATCAGACCCCGAACATCTGTTGGGAGAGACCGTAGAACTGGGTATCACCTGTGCGCTAATCCCTACCCGTACGCCCGGCGTTGAGATTGGTCGCCGGCATTTCCCGCTTAATGTCCCCTTCCAGAACGGCCCAACACGCGGCGAGAATATTTTCGTGCCAATCGATTACATCATTGGCGGACCGAAAATGGCCGGGCAAGGCTGGCGCATGTTAGTGGAATGCCTGTCGGTGGGGCGTGGAATTACACTACCATCCAACTCAACCGGCGGCCTAAAAAGCATTGCGCTAGCGATAGGCGCTTATGCTCACATTCGCCGCCAGTTCAAATTGCCCATCGGAAAAATGGAAGGGATCGAGGAACCGTTGGCACGGATTGCCGGTAACGCTTATGTAATGGACGCGGCAGCATCATTAATTACCTGTGGCATTATGCTGGGTGAGAAACCAGCCGTTCTCTCAGCCATAGTAAAATATCACTGCACCCATCGGGGACAGCGTGCCATCGTTGACGCCATGGATATCGCCGGCGGTAAAGGCATTATGTTGGGCAGCAGTAACTTCCTGGCCCGCGCCTACCAAGGCGCGCCGATTGCCATCACCGTCGAAGGTGCCAACATCCTGACACGCAGCATGATTATCTTTGGTCAGGGTGCTATCCGTTGCCATCCTTATGTTCTGCAGGAAATGGCAGCGGTACAGAGCAACGATGTTAGCGCTTTTGACCGCGCGCTGTTCAGCCATATCGGTCATGTTGGCAGCAATAAGGTACGTAGTCTGTGGCTTGGCCTGACCGGAGGGCGCACCAGTCGTTCCCCTACGCGAGATGCAACCCGACGCTACTACCAGCATTTGAATCGCATCAGTGCCAATCTGGCGCTACTGTCTGATATCTCCATGGCGGTATTGGGGGGAAGTCTGAAACGTCGCGAGCGCATCTCTGCTCGCCTCGGCGATATACTAAGTCAGCTCTACCTGGCCTCAGCGGCACTCAAACGTTATGAGGATGAAGGACGCCATGAAGCGGATCTACCGCTGGTGCACTGGGGCGTGCAGGATGCCCTGAACCAGGCGGAAGTCGCAATGGACGATTTACTGCGGAACTTCCCAAACCGTTTTATCGCAGGGATACTGCGAATCACGATCTTTCCTACTGGCCGTCATTGTCGCGCACCTTCCGATAGCCTTGACCACACGCTGGCGCAAATACTGCAAGCACCCTCAGCTACGCGTACGCGGTTAGGTCGGGGCCAATATCTGACGCCGAGTGAACATAATCCGGCCGGACAGTTGGAGAGCGCATTGCAGGACATTATTGCCGCAGAAGGCATTCACGATCGCCTGTGCCAACAGTTGAAAAAAAATCTGGCTTTTACCCGACTTGACCATCTGGCTACACGCGGCCTTAAAGAAGGATGGATTAACGAAGAGGAGGCAACAATCCTGACTCAAGCGGAAAGCAGCCGCCTGCGCTCAATTAACGTTGACGATTTTGAGGCAGATTCACTGGCAACTCAGCCAGTAAAGACGGTAAAACCACAGCCTGAAATTGAAGCAGCCTAAACCCGCGCGGTCTGAGGCCTGTAAGGCCTGCGTGTTCAATCACGCAGGCCTTAACGATCAGGCACTCTGACGCACTCTCGCGATCAACGCATCGATATTTTCCACATGCTTTGCTGCCAGAATAAGTGAACGCCCCAAAACTATCGCATTACGCAGACATTCGGTACGCATCACCGCATTATCGATTTGCGTCATATCCGCGATCTGAGACATACCGACGGTACGGCGGATCGCTTCCGTGCCGCAAAAACCAATGGTGTCTTGCCAGACCTTCTGCAAAAATGCCGCCGCATAACCAGGATAAGCCAGCGCATGGTCGCGGCTTTTCTCTTTGGCCAGACTCAGAAAGCGTTCGGCAAAGGCGTTCCATAATTCGCGCACATCGGCCAAACGTTGCTCACGCGCATCTGCTGCTTCACGTGGGGACAATAATCCCGGCAGTGCACAATAATTCAGCAACAAATTACCGATCGCCGTTCCTACGTCAAAACCGATAGGGCCATAAAAACCGAATTCAGCATCAATGGCCTTCAGGCTGTTCGGTGTCACAAAAACAGAGCCACTATGAATATCACCATGCAGTAGCGCTTCTGCATGCGAGAAAAAATGGTGTTTTAAACCGGCAACGGCAATTTTCAGCTCAGCATCATCACGCAGTTCAGCCGCCTGTTCTTCCAATGCCAAAGGATACGCGTTACGCTCGTGACGCTGGTAAGGGTCGTTAAAAAACAGATCTTCAGTAATCTCACAGAGCTCAGGATTGGTAAAACGGATTACCGATGCTTTTTTTTCGTGTGGATGCTGAAAGAAATCAGAGGTATGAAAGAGCGTTTGCGCCAGGTATTCGCCCAATTGAGAGGCGGCCTGCGGGAAATAGCTGCCTTTTACCAACTCACCCCGCCAGATAGCATGATCGGAAAGATCTTCCATTACCATCACCGCCAATTGAGCATCGTAATGCAAAATCTTTACGGTATGCTGCGGGCAAAAATGGCTATGGACCTGTAATGTTTCGGCCTCAATACGTGCGCGGTCCAGCGTCAATGGCCAGGACTCTCCTACGCAGCGTACATAAGGCAGCGCTTGTTTGACGATGATGCGGCTGTTGCCTGAGAGATCAAAAATTTTGAACACCAGATTCAGATTACCGTCGCCAATTTCCTGCGCACTCACCAGAGAGGACGGATCGTCCAATCCGCCGAATTGCCGGGCATAATCCACCGCATCTGCGGCAGTGAACGTATGATATTGCGACATTGCTCTGTTCCTCATCAAAATCGGTAAAATAAGCCGTTCAGACGTCTATACATCCGTTTTGCATGTTGGCACACTATCCCACATTAACGCAACATGGATTTAACGCATATGCAGACACTCAGCACCACCAGCTTGCAAGTTCGCGATAATCAATTGTGGATCCTTGACCAGCAGGCACTCCCGCAGCAAAAAACATGGTGCGTCACGCCCGATGTCGGGACGCTGGTCAGCCATATTAAAGCGTTACGCGTACGCGGCGCCCCGCTTATTGGCCTTTCGGCCAGTTTATTGCTGGCACTGCTGGCAGAGGGAGGGATGCCCCGTAACCAGCTGGCCGAATCGCTTGAGGTGCTGCGCGCTGCGCGTCCTACGGCGGTAAACCTGATGAATAACCTCGATCGGATGAAGCTGGCTCTGACCCAGGAAAATTTTGTTACCGCCCTCACCTTTGAAGCTCTACGTCTGGTAGAAGAAGATAAAACGCTATGCGACAGCATTGCCGAGGCGGGTAGCGCACTGGTTAAACCCGGCAGCCGTTTACTGACGCACTGTAATACCGGCGGCTTAGCCACTGCAGGCGTGGGTACCGCACTTGGCGTAATTGTACGCGCGCACCAACAGGGCAAGGTTAGCCACGTATGGGTTGATGAAACCCGTCCTTTATTACAGGGAGGGCGCCTCACTGCATGGGAGCTTGGTGAACGCTGTGTGCCTTATCGGCTTATCTGTGATTCGATGGCCGCCAGCCTGATGGGGCAAAAGCAAGTTGATGCCATCTGGGTCGGCGCCGATCGCATCGCTGCGAATGGCGACGTTGCAAATAAAATCGGCACTTATAGTTTGGCCGTGCTGGCGCATTATCACAGGATCCCTTTCTATGTTGCCGCACCCCATACGACGCTTGACGTGCACTGTCCAAACGGTGCAGCCATTCCAATTGAAGAGCGCGATGCCCGCGAAGTTACTGGCGTAGCTGGAAGTTTTGGTGACGTTCAGTGGGCACCGGAGAACGCATCGGTGTTCAATCCGGCGTTTGACGTGACACCCGCTGCACTGATCGCCGGTTGGATTCTGGATACTGGCGTAGTCACGCCTGCACAGGTTGAAGCGGGGATTTTTCAACCATCATCAGCAAACGGCTGATGATGCTCAATAGCCGCAAATTATCATTCATAATGGGGGACTTTACGCCCCCTCTGCTATGGTCGTCAGGGGGAACTCTGACGCAAAAACGAATTTATCAGTATTGCCCATTAAGGTAAGCGTGGATAGGCATCGGCAATATTATCACCCGTAAAATTCGCCACCCAACCCGCAGGATTATCAAAAATACGGATCGCGGTGAAGTTTGGCGCCGAGCCCATATCAAACCAATGTGGAGTACCAGCAGGTACCGAGATCAGATCATTTTTCTCACACAGAATTTGATAGATCTTCTCCTCAAGGTGCAAACAGAATAATCCGGCACCTTCGACAAAAAAGCGCACTTCATCTTCACCATGCGTATGCTCAGACAGGAACTTATCGCGGAGCGCTGCTTTCTGTGGGTTGTCCGGGCGCATACTGATCACATCCCAACTCTGGTAGCCTTTCTCTTCAACCAGGCGGTCGATCGCATGTTGATAGGCGTTAATAACCGTATCGGCATCAGGATTGTTACCCAAATCGCGGTCGGCTTCCCAGCGCTCAAAACGCACGCCTTTCGCATTAAGCTGCTGGCGGATAGCGTCCGCATCCGTACTGTGCCAAATCGACTGGGTTGCTTCACTTTCGGTATAAATTGTCAGTGCGCTCATGAGGAAAACAGCTCCAGGTTAATCTGATCAAAACGGTTTACCTGATGGTGATCGCTTAGCGTATCCCCATCATCGCGTATTAACTGTACGGTATGCCAGCCCGCTTCACGTGCCGCATCCAGTTCCTGGCGGATGTCAGACAAAAACAGCAGCTCGTGGGTTGGCAACCCAATTTCCCGGGCGATATTCTGATAGGCATTCATTTCACGCTTAGCCCCAACGTGCGTATCAAAATAACCGCTAAACAGCGCGGTAATATCACCAGCATTGCTGTAACCAAATAACAGTTTCTGCGCAGCCACCGAACCGGAAGAATAAACGTATAGCGAAATCCCCTGTGATTGCCACAGCGTTAATGCCGGCACTACGTCTGAATACAGGTGACCGGTAAAATCACCGTTAACATAACCATCGTGCCAGACCATTCCCTGTAACGCCTTAAGCGAGGTAGATTTACGATCCTCATCCATAAAACTGAAGAGTCGCACAATCAGCGTGTCAATATCAGCCTGCGGTTGTGCAATCTCCTCACGCAATGACTTAAGCGCAGCAGCGACAAGACTCTGCTGCTGATTCTCACGTACAAAACTGTCCAGATGCTGGCGCGCGTAAGGGAAAAGAACATCGTGCACAAAGCGAATATCGCTGGTCGTGCCTTCAATGTCAGTAACAATCGCCCGGATCATTTCGCCTCCAGTAAACGGCGCTGCATTTCGCAGAGGAATAAAAATTCCAGGCCTTCAAGATGCCGACGCGCTTCGTTGACGTCCTTGCCCCAACAGGTTAGCCCGTGCCCCCGCAGTAAAAAACCATAACGCAGCGGCGAATGCTGAACAAAAGCGTCAATACGCTGTACCAACGCGTCGATATTCTGATCGTTATCAAAAATGGCAATTGGCACACTATCAAGATGAGAGTGTTGTCCTGCGAGCGTTTTCTGCATTTCATACCCCTGCAAAATCAGCGCCTCGCGGTTTTCAACGCGGGAAAGGACCGTGGAGTTCACCGTATGGGTATGCAATACGGCCCCAGCGTGTGGAAACAGACGATAGATTAAGGTATGTAAACCTGTCTCTGCCGAAGGTTTGCGTCCGGAAGGCACGTGGTTGCTGGCAATATCGACCTGGATAAAATCGTCGCGCGTCAGGCTTCCCTTATCTTTACCGGATTCGCTGAGTAAACAATAACGATCATCTTCGCGAATCGACATATTGCCACCGGTTGCCGGCGCCCAGCCTTTCGCACCGATCCAGTGACAGGCATCAACCAGTTGGTCTAACTGCGATAAAACCGTCATACCATTCCTTATTTATCATAGCATTACATAAAGTATGCATTTCATTTAGACGTCTAAGCGTCTTGATTGCCAAATAGTAGCATCGTGTTATATCGAAATGAAGAGCGATTTTTACAGATTAGGTTTCTGAGGGTTTTGAACGCGCCTTTGGGTAAAAATAGCAATTAATGACGCGGGTGGGAGAGGTTCTTACCCTGACGAGGAAAAGATTTCTTATCCTTTATCGCAATAAGAAATCTTTTCAGTTTAGCCCTGCCCTAC encodes the following:
- a CDS encoding class II glutamine amidotransferase, which translates into the protein MCELLGMSANVPTDICFSFTGLVQRGGGTGPHKDGWGITFYEGKGCRTFKDPQPSFNSPIARLVQEYPIKSHSVVAHIRQANRGEVSLENTHPFTREVWGRNWTYAHNGQLKGYRHLDTGAFRPIGETDSEKAFCWLLHKLTTRYPRTPGNWPAVFRYIAELAAELRQKGVFNMLLSDGRYLMAFCSTNLFWITRRAPFGKAKLLDQDVEIDFQKQTTPNDVVTVIATQPLTGNETWHKIEPGEWVLFCLGEREEGTRG
- the mtnK gene encoding S-methyl-5-thioribose kinase — encoded protein: MSQYHTFTAADAVDYARQFGGLDDPSSLVSAQEIGDGNLNLVFKIFDLSGNSRIIVKQALPYVRCVGESWPLTLDRARIEAETLQVHSHFCPQHTVKILHYDAQLAVMVMEDLSDHAIWRGELVKGSYFPQAASQLGEYLAQTLFHTSDFFQHPHEKKASVIRFTNPELCEITEDLFFNDPYQRHERNAYPLALEEQAAELRDDAELKIAVAGLKHHFFSHAEALLHGDIHSGSVFVTPNSLKAIDAEFGFYGPIGFDVGTAIGNLLLNYCALPGLLSPREAADAREQRLADVRELWNAFAERFLSLAKEKSRDHALAYPGYAAAFLQKVWQDTIGFCGTEAIRRTVGMSQIADMTQIDNAVMRTECLRNAIVLGRSLILAAKHVENIDALIARVRQSA
- the mtnA gene encoding S-methyl-5-thioribose-1-phosphate isomerase, yielding MQTLSTTSLQVRDNQLWILDQQALPQQKTWCVTPDVGTLVSHIKALRVRGAPLIGLSASLLLALLAEGGMPRNQLAESLEVLRAARPTAVNLMNNLDRMKLALTQENFVTALTFEALRLVEEDKTLCDSIAEAGSALVKPGSRLLTHCNTGGLATAGVGTALGVIVRAHQQGKVSHVWVDETRPLLQGGRLTAWELGERCVPYRLICDSMAASLMGQKQVDAIWVGADRIAANGDVANKIGTYSLAVLAHYHRIPFYVAAPHTTLDVHCPNGAAIPIEERDAREVTGVAGSFGDVQWAPENASVFNPAFDVTPAALIAGWILDTGVVTPAQVEAGIFQPSSANG
- the mtnC gene encoding acireductone synthase, whose translation is MIRAIVTDIEGTTSDIRFVHDVLFPYARQHLDSFVRENQQQSLVAAALKSLREEIAQPQADIDTLIVRLFSFMDEDRKSTSLKALQGMVWHDGYVNGDFTGHLYSDVVPALTLWQSQGISLYVYSSGSVAAQKLLFGYSNAGDITALFSGYFDTHVGAKREMNAYQNIAREIGLPTHELLFLSDIRQELDAAREAGWHTVQLIRDDGDTLSDHHQVNRFDQINLELFSS
- the dpaA gene encoding peptidoglycan meso-diaminopimelic acid protein amidase, yielding MVKIALFFAMIFLPAVSMASMPEPVQPLAPVSKELKKQLIGTPVYLQIFKEERTLELYGKIGNEYRLLDSYRICNFSGGLGPKRRQGDFKSPEGFYTVTQNQLKPDSRFYRAINIGFPNQYDREQGYDGKYLMIHGDCVSIGCYAMTNTYMDEIFNFVNAALRNGQPEVNVSIYPFRMTDANMQRHRNSTDANFWKQLQPGYAWFAQYHQPPTVSVNSGRYVLNNSSSLMNSSTRSSSSSFFALSQTK
- a CDS encoding 1,2-dihydroxy-3-keto-5-methylthiopentene dioxygenase, whose protein sequence is MSALTIYTESEATQSIWHSTDADAIRQQLNAKGVRFERWEADRDLGNNPDADTVINAYQHAIDRLVEEKGYQSWDVISMRPDNPQKAALRDKFLSEHTHGEDEVRFFVEGAGLFCLHLEEKIYQILCEKNDLISVPAGTPHWFDMGSAPNFTAIRIFDNPAGWVANFTGDNIADAYPRLP
- the lpcA gene encoding D-sedoheptulose 7-phosphate isomerase, producing MYQDIIRSELNEAAETLNKFLSDEANIHAIQRAAVLLADAFKAGGKVLSCGNGGSHCDAMHFAEELTGRYRENRPGYPAIAISDVSHLSCVSNDFGYDYVFSRYIEAVGFEGDVLLGLSTSGNSANIMKAVEAARAKGMKVITLTGKDGGKMAGMADIEIRVPHFGYADRIQEIHIKVIHILMLLIEKEMVK
- the dinB gene encoding DNA polymerase IV, yielding MRKIIHVDMDCFFAAVEMRDDPSLRDIPIAIGGSQQQRGVISTANYPARKYGVHSAMSTAMALKLCPHLKVIPGRFDAYKEASRHIREIFSRYTSLIEPLSLDEAYLDVTESPHCYGSATLMAREIRETIHRELNLTASAGVAPIKFLAKIASDLNKPNGQFVITPEEMSVFLLTLPLAKIPGVGKVTAKKLEELGLYTCADVQKSDLIALLKRFGKFGRVLWERSNGIDERQVNTERLRKSLGVERTLSEDIHSWEQCLTIIDYLYDELERRLTAIKPDRHIARQGVKLKFNDFQLTTQEHVWPILNKDDLIAVARKTWDERRGGRGVRLVGLHVTLLPPQLERQFLLAL
- the fadE gene encoding acyl-CoA dehydrogenase FadE codes for the protein MMVLSIIATLVLFGALFYHRVGLLLSSIILLAWTAAMAMLSLWTPWLLIPLAIILLPFNFLPMRRALFAKPAFHTFQKVMPPMSRTEKEAIDAGTTWWEGELFRGNPDWKMLHHYPQPRLSEAEQAFIDGPVEEACRMANDFQISHEMADLPPELWALLKEHRFFAMIIKKEYGGLEFSAYAQACVLQKLAGVSGILAITVGVPNSLGPGELLQHYGTNEQKDHYLPRLARGEEIPCFALTSPEAGSDAGAIPDTGVVCMGEWQGEQVLGMRLTWNKRYITLAPIATVLGLAFKLSDPEHLLGETVELGITCALIPTRTPGVEIGRRHFPLNVPFQNGPTRGENIFVPIDYIIGGPKMAGQGWRMLVECLSVGRGITLPSNSTGGLKSIALAIGAYAHIRRQFKLPIGKMEGIEEPLARIAGNAYVMDAAASLITCGIMLGEKPAVLSAIVKYHCTHRGQRAIVDAMDIAGGKGIMLGSSNFLARAYQGAPIAITVEGANILTRSMIIFGQGAIRCHPYVLQEMAAVQSNDVSAFDRALFSHIGHVGSNKVRSLWLGLTGGRTSRSPTRDATRRYYQHLNRISANLALLSDISMAVLGGSLKRRERISARLGDILSQLYLASAALKRYEDEGRHEADLPLVHWGVQDALNQAEVAMDDLLRNFPNRFIAGILRITIFPTGRHCRAPSDSLDHTLAQILQAPSATRTRLGRGQYLTPSEHNPAGQLESALQDIIAAEGIHDRLCQQLKKNLAFTRLDHLATRGLKEGWINEEEATILTQAESSRLRSINVDDFEADSLATQPVKTVKPQPEIEAA
- a CDS encoding methylthioribulose 1-phosphate dehydratase, yielding MTVLSQLDQLVDACHWIGAKGWAPATGGNMSIREDDRYCLLSESGKDKGSLTRDDFIQVDIASNHVPSGRKPSAETGLHTLIYRLFPHAGAVLHTHTVNSTVLSRVENREALILQGYEMQKTLAGQHSHLDSVPIAIFDNDQNIDALVQRIDAFVQHSPLRYGFLLRGHGLTCWGKDVNEARRHLEGLEFLFLCEMQRRLLEAK